A genomic stretch from Thermodesulfobacteriota bacterium includes:
- a CDS encoding DUF1844 domain-containing protein has product PPLPPAEFSTFILSLSTAALVNLGEMQNPVTGEAEKDVNAAKHTIDIIGMLGDRTKGNLSEEETRFLDGVLADLRLKYCKAVE; this is encoded by the coding sequence CCCCCCGCTGCCTCCGGCGGAGTTTTCCACGTTCATACTATCTCTTTCAACGGCCGCTCTCGTGAACCTCGGAGAGATGCAAAACCCGGTAACCGGGGAGGCCGAGAAGGACGTTAATGCGGCGAAGCATACAATCGACATAATCGGGATGCTCGGGGACAGGACGAAAGGGAACCTATCGGAAGAAGAGACGAGATTTCTGGACGGCGTACTGGCCGACCTGCGTCTGAAGTACTGCAAGGCCGTCGAGTAG